One Brassica napus cultivar Da-Ae chromosome C4, Da-Ae, whole genome shotgun sequence genomic region harbors:
- the LOC106436414 gene encoding protein FLC EXPRESSOR, which yields MAGRDRYLPSSSSLRVSESQLNESDMNRTRSVLLEEKIAAQHREIQSILTDNQKLALAHLGVKDQLNLAKRELARLLEAAAAVKSDTEAKVREVYQNSLRMEAEARVVNGIGAELDQVRSDVQRLAEDRQKLTAELAMLNGEIAKAKPNSDRAVEVKAEIESLREEVSKGRAALGLEKKTRASNLRHERGMEKTIDHLNREIVKLEEELSDLETKAKAAAEAAQTPSPGLVASYGNSDDIYGSQGHQYPEANGSHQVHGSLDCLPQQPANNTQHSSVP from the exons ATGGCCGGAAGAGACCGTTATCTCCCGTCTTCTTCCTCCTTGAGAGTATCGGAATCTCAACTCAACGAATCCGATATGAACCGTACTCGATCCGTCCTCCTCGAGGAGAAAATCGCAGCTCAGCACCGCGAGATCCAATCCATCCTGACGGACAACCAGAAGCTAGCATTAGCGCACCTCGGAGTCAAGGATCAGCTCAATTTAGCCAAACGTGAGCTCGCTCGGCTGCTCGAAGCCGCCGCCGCGGTTAAGTCTGATACCGAAGCTAAGGTTCGCGAGGTTTACCAGAACTCGCTGAGGATGGAGGCGGAGGCTCGTGTGGTTAACGGAATCGGAGCTGAGCTTGATCAGGTTAGGTCGGACGTGCAAAGGCTAGCTGAAGATAGGCAGAAGCTAACGGCGGAGCTAGCGATGCTTAACGGGGAGATCGCTAAGGCTAAACCTAATTCGGATCGTGCCGTGGAGGTTAAGGCGGAGATTGAGAGTCTTAGAGAAGAAGTTAGTAAAGGAAG AGCTGCTCTTGGTTTGGAGAAGAAGACGCGAGCGAGTAATCTTCGCCATGAGCGTggtatggagaagactattgATCACTTGAACCGTGAAATTGTGAAACTTGAGGAAGAGTTGTCTGACTTGGAGACCAAAGCTAAAGCAGCTGCTGAGGCAGCCCAAACCCCAA GCCCTGGACTGGTTGCAAGTTATGGAAACTCAGATGATATTTATGGAAGCCAAGGTCACCAGTACCCTGAGGCCAATGGTTCTCACCAG GTACATGGATCCCTGGACTGTCTTCCTCAACAACCGGCTAACAATACACAACACTCTAGTGTACCGTGA